tggcaacattgcgtactatagagacgtattagttaagggagatttatctaacgaatatgaataaggaattttatcgaacgttcgctaggtttaaaacacgttttaactaatctagctttataccttcgaaaagcgttttattatgaataaggcagtaagTGTTAACGTAGCTATATGAAACCATAGAGTCGCGAATCAAATCTATCGTTACAAGCCACTAAGCAACGGTGGCATCTAATGAATTGCGTAAAATTCGCAACGCTATGAGAAGTAGGCGATGAAGCGGCGCGCGGGGCGGGGGCGAAGCGCTAACAGTACATTGTTATGAAAGGGTAATTATGCGTTTAATGAGAACTCAATATTCTAACGGTGTATAATATCGTGGTAAAGGTAGATTAgctatatacaataataatcaaCCACAGCAGGTGAACTCATGTGGTTTAACCACCTGTTTTAAAGCGAAATGAAGGAATAGAGAAAAGAAAGTGTGCTACGAAGATCCTAAATTATATTCTTCTGTAAGGCCATCGCTACAATGAGGGCAAGTTGCTTCAAAACCCTCAATATCCAGGCAGAGGACTTGTGTCCACTGAGGAtttcttttaatgataataaaggacgagacgtgcaggacgaaataccccaaaaattctaagcggcactacaattgcgctcgccaccttgagacataagatgttaagtctcatttgcccagtaatttcactagctacggcacccttcagaccgaaacacagtcatgtttacacatacctggttcacggcagaaataggcgccgttgtagtacccaaaatctagccggcatcctgtgcaaaaaagcctcccactgatactGCACctcttacagccgttcccaatattcagtctatcaccagttgtggcctacttgagataaaaatcgtaactatcgttaacttttctgtcccaataaacttattgacggtaactcatcttatccggacacgctgtctgtcaatgggaggacgtatagcttagaagctcaccagcgatagaagtttgcaaggaaattacaattcacgtgtcccaatataagccgataagaatgacttatcgggtatatggGCTTCAgattgacagctaattagtaATTACTGAAAGTAGAATGTAGtactttatctctatctgtagatagtatatcgggaacggccgttagagatcATAAGCTTGGATGATGTTATTTAGATACAAATAAGAACTCGGATTATATTGTAAGGCAAATATTTCTCTAAACGTAAACGAGCATAGTCATCGCTAGGGCGTGAGTCCGAGCACATGTAGGGGGCACAATATATCTACaaattaaagtgttaatttctccaataataataattacacacCTGTTCCATGTACTGCTGTATCCGTTTGGAAAGAGTCTTGCGGACGGTTTTCGTTAAGAATATGGAAAAATTATTGTCAATAGGTAATACATGTACTTTAACTTCTTAAAATTTTCGCCTTACAGAAcgtaatttataatttgaacGTTCGAGTCCTACTGTCAGGTCATATATACCTAATTAGGAGAATAAAATCATTAGGGCCAACAACGCAATTGAGTGCATACCaacctaaattaaataaatatgcaaaaatttttATGTTCGTAAACTTTGATTAATCGTAGCTAAGTTTGTAAgatgatattataaatagaataatgaCGTTTCTCGAAACCCCTACCAATGTCCATTATATCTCAGAACCATCTCAATAACATTAGCTTTCCAACGGAAATGCCTGCATTTAAATCAGTACATTGATTTTGGAGCTACGATGCACTACAGACATACGTTAAAGTTATAACTTTTATGCGTTAGAAAAGCGACTACATATAGACGGGGGCGTGAactggttttctagcaaggtaggcactgtagatctaactagccGTAGTTGATCTTTAGTTcgacagtacgacataagttgtatgaaacgctgcttgctgcgtatatgcaatctgtagactgtGTGCCATAGgtaataaatttacttttttagcACTTttacactagtgctatattcatttaggttcataacgaggtaggaatgcctaattgcctatatgatatgcacgcccctgcataCAGAAGCGTTGAAGTCCGGGATTCGGTTTAACAAATGGTTTCCTGTGCATGACGTCGACCATTCAATCGATCGACTTGACATTCGACACCACCGCTTGTAGGTACTCCCTTATTTGAAATAAGATATAGATATGGTATTTTTGAGTTCCGCACCAATGTGCaagatagtattttctttgattaacgggagtgttgcatatttttttatggaaaaggaggacaaacgaacgtacggttcacctggtgttaagtgatcaccgccgcccacattctcttgcaacaccagaggaaggtgtacgcgcttttttttaaggtaaccatgtcgtatcgtcccggaaacaccgcacaaggaagctcattaaacagccttgtagtacgtggaagaaatctccttgaaaaccgcactgtggaggaccgccacacatccagatggtggggatgatatcctaatttgtggtttaaaatttaaataaaacgtttGGGACTGAAAACGTAATTTTGAATGGTCTCGAAACGTcggtaactaaaataataataaaaatataactttacgcaaaatctaatgtaaaaacacagttacacgcATTTTTATCGTTTAAGGCGTTGTGCCCAAAATTTGGAAGCGTGTTTATATCACGCCAGTACACAAAAAGGGCCCAAAGAATGATGTTACTAATTATAGGCCGATATCCAAATTGTGTATAATAGCTAAAGTATTCGAAAAGCTGGTTTATACTTGTATGTATCCGTCAATAAAGAATTCCCTGTGCTATAACCAGCATGGATTCTTTAGAGGTCGTTCAACGGTTTCCAATTTAGTGCTCCTGAACAATTCACTAACCGAGGCTATGGAGGATGGTGGAAAGGTCGATGTCATATACACAGACTACAGCAAAGCGTTTGATAAAATTAACCATAACCTGCTATTATCGAAACTCTGTGACATTGGTATAAGTGGTGACTTGCTTAGATGGTTTACATCATACATAAATAATCATTCACAAGCAGTGGTGGTTAATAACTACATTTCTAGCTGGGTAATCGTTCGCAGCGGAGTCCCACAAGGTTCTTTACTCGGGccattactttttattatttttgtaaatgataTCGGCCTTTGTCTCCGATCTTCCAAGCTTCTCTGTTTCGCTGACGACATGAAAATTTTTGCCACTATATCTTCTGAATCAGATGCTCAAGCACTACAATATGATCTGTCTTGTTTGGAGAACTATTGTGATATAAATTGTTTGGATCTTAACCCTACCAAATGTAATTTGGTAACTTTTAGCCGTAAGCGCAACCCCATTCTCTTCAATTATAAGCTAAAAGGTCATTTACTGAAAAGAGAGAATGTCATACGAGATCTTGGAGTGCACCATGATAGTAAATTAATATTCGACAGTCATATTGATATCATCACAGCCAAGGCGCTAAAGGCACTAGGATTTATATTGCGTAATTCTAAAGATTTTAAACGCTCTAAGACACTTAAAATCTTGTACTGCACATTTGTGCGCAGCCATGTTGAATATGGCTCTGAGGTTTGGAATCCAGTGTACTCTACTTATGTTAGCCGTTTCGAAAACATTCAGAGAAGGTTTGTGCGGCATTTATGCTTCCGCACTGGTCAATCCTATGACTCAtctgaatatattaatatttgcaaAAGGCACCATCTACTTCCTCTTGAAAAAAGACGCGAAATAGCCGATTTAATATTTCTCATGAAGATAGCCTCTGGTTTTATTGACTGTCCCGAACTTTTATCCTTAATTATACTCAGAATCCCGTCTAGGCCGCTTAGGTTCAACCCACTTTTATATCTTCCTCATCTGAGTATGAGTACCAAATATAGACAAAATACATTCCTTTGGCGAgcaagtaataattttaataaattatctagggATAATACAATCGATCTTTTCCAGGCTAACTTTATGTCAGCGAGGAGCATGTTAAGCcggtgtttttttaataagtattaagaTAGTCGTTAAAAGTAGTACTGTTATGTCACTGAATCTTTAGTGGTGTAcaactgttttaattatttaattgatttaaattgtgcattgtattttattagtttactttagtgtttattagtatcgttgaaattaattattctgtAGCTACTGGCGGAGACCTATAATTGGCTCACAGTTATGTAAATTAACATATAAGGTAGCTAATAGATGTTggtcttcctaataaataaataaataaataaaaaagtattttatttaaaatatatcaacgtataatatcattatttttatcttatatataaaattctcgtgtcacaatgttcgttcccgtactcctccgaaacggcttgaccgattctcatgaaattttgtgagcatattaagtaggtctgagaatcggccaacatctatttttcatacccctaagtaataaAGGTTGCtcacccttaattttttttttaatttttggacgaaattttttgtttttatttttttataatgtggcattaaaaaatacatacaacttcaaattttcacccatctacgatcaacagttacttttgtatcgcgattttaatatcggcaatacaacgtttgctgggtcagctagtatctatatatatataaaagaaagtcgtgttagttacactatttataactcaagaacgtctttaccgatatggctgaaaattggtgaggaggtagcttagagccaggagacggacacaggatataataagtcataaaatatcaaaaaaattacgaaaatatattattataaaaaatatattttctgatacattttgtatggattgacattttgatgacatctcgagaatagaaagaattcaataaagttttttgttagtttcacgctacatgagttataaaatacaactgacagtgcacgttaTATTATTCTAGTTGaccggttggtgtgtttgtttcgagtttctattagcttattgtgccgatattatcattaacacgaccaagacgatcaaattattcccgacaaagacgtaatgcaactaggattcaaaatattgcgaatgaaaggactgaagaagaacaagaaattgcaggtgaaaagaacTGCGTTAGCATGGATCGTcttcgtgctatgaatcacaaaagcaaagcgtagcagcccgtaaaacggatcggctggcaatacgaaatcgtccagtaaaacctcagagatcaacaacttatagataattcttcagatctgcagcaactacttaatgaacattttgcataacGAGTTAGCCAGCAAATTTTTAATTTCCGAttcgtctcgcattcgccctgaccattcaaatcttaaggccaatccttgaaagtttgtggaatgaatcaagacaatccatttccgaagttcaatctatatatatataagagatttccacgtatatagtcactcatcacgatatctctggaaccactagagctaaagacttgaaatttggtaggaatattcttttcaccgagtacaGCTCAGCTaaggattttccaaaattccacccgcaagagtttttttttaatatgaacagaacaacgtctgtcgggtcagctagtactttaaTAAcaggaactttttttttaatttagagtGTGCCCTTTTGTAATTTGCCATCAAGGTTTATATTATTGCTGTTGTAGTATCAATAGTAGTACATAATCTGTCAAAATTGCAGCAACAGGCAAACGGACGGAAGTGCCAATTGGTACTATACTGGTGAAACCATtcgccaaagaggatgtaaatactacgtaataagaagcgggactgcctaagtaaaaattgaaatttagtttagtatgaaaggTGCAGTGAGATTTGGCATGTTTAAAATAGGAATTGCAATTGAGCGACGATCTGGCTAAGTTTggaagcaaacagttgcttcaAACGTAGTTAGTGGATTTCCGTAtctatagccgtcatctgtcaatacaTCAATGATCCACCtttcatacaatcaagtgaatTGCTTACGAGAGTTTAGCGAAACTCTGCTGGCTGCGTTTTCTGCTCGCTTCGCGTTTGAGTCGTGCCTCGAACTTTGcgagtctgtcgccctaaccaccggcggaattgtagTGAACCTACACCGGtcggactctattttttatatttatattgacaatgttcttttttataaatttgttatataattataaatatagtaaataagaTTCAGttgttataagtaataataataataagccgaGATGGACACATTGACCTAGCTCACGAGGTTAGGTACAGATATGTGGGATGTTTATTCCGTAAATGGGCTTATAACAAACTGTCGATAGCAACGTACATAAAGAAGCATTCGCTGAGTTATTGCTTGAATTACAGAAAATAGCTGATTAATCATCCGAAATCGGCAAGTGCCGCACGGCACTACATTTTTCAGATACATCAAAATCGAAAGTGGCGTACGGCACACcactccctcaccaagttctgacccttattttatttataagatggtttattttgcatggtcttatagcttgtttcaatagctttcagatacattcactcaaaccatcctaattataagcaatctattaaaaCACGTAAAATAATGCGCAGAACGCgcgccaaaatcacgccgatTGAGGCATACCGCGCGATCAGGGATTCCCGTAACGGAAAGATTAAGTGGGAAATTCTCGAAGAGATGTAATGGATCCCTGGCATATGCCAGCGATCCAACAGAGGCCAAGGGAAAGAAAACCATATGACTCTATTCGCATGAATAGAGTCATATTTTAGAaatagtgataaaataaaattacctgATCCTCCTAAACTCGAAGCTGATTTAGGGTAGAAAGGTTGTTGTATACTCTCCAACTCCGCTGAAAAAAAATAGGATTTTTGGTTTATGTTGTAGTTTAGGTAATCTAGACtgatataaaacagtatttgttcacaaataatatataatatattgtaaaataacgTTGTAATATCAAGAgctatttagttttaataatattttgaattatcaTTGATGTTTAAAATGTGAACCATACTGTTTCTGATTAGATTCCGGTAGGCATTTGATagacataaaaaagaattcataaggaattaattataatatataataactagctgacccagcaaatgttgtattgccgatattaaaatcgcgatacaaaagtaactgttgatcgtagatgggtgaaaatttgaagttgtatgtattttttaatgctgactcataaacaaacaaatttaaaaaaaaatgtcaaataaatgaaaaaaaatcgtatggacgacccttaacatttagggggatgaaaaatagatgttgtctgattctcagacctacccaatatgcactcaaaatttcatgagaatcggtcaagccgttttcgaggagttcaatgtttaacaccatgacacgagaattttatatagtaGAGATAAAAATACTTCTATGGCTTTTTATCAACTAACATCTTTTGTCAGTCTGTTACTCTTTTTGCAAACATTTCATGTGGACAAATTGGGGAGATGCAACTAGTAAAGAACAAGAAGCAAGTTTGCCATATTATCAGTCTACTAAAACAAAACAAGCCTAAAAGATCTCGTTGCACCAATTACACTGAGGATCAAACATGAAATATCTCTTGAGTCTGTGGTTAGTATCAGCAACCATGCCCTTCAAACCGGAACATAAGAGTAAAAGTTAAGCCCTATTTGTTCTGCTACTATGTACAGTGTTATACACATTAtctcaatttaaattaattcgaATGGAATAAGAGTATCACTATATTCTTCTCACTCAGAGCGCCaattgtttccaaagcggtagtagtatctagtatattagaaatgacatcaaaaagaattctaaaggaattaattttgagaaaataaatgcatttttatgccttttatcaaTTGTCCTAAGCACAAACTGTACAATGTCACCCAAAAGGTACTAAAGACTCTATATATCGGGGTGGAATCAGGAATTAAGAAATCAACAGTGGAACAAACAGAGGCCAAAGGAAAGAAAACCATAAGTGACAACAGGCAAGTATCAAATATGTCTTAGTACTGATGATTGTCAAATAATCTTCCCCAGTAGACTCACAACCTGATAAAGGTGTAACAGAAGTTTGCTGAGCAAGAATGGTGCATATTGTGGTTAGTTTTGAGGGACTTCTTTCGATTGATATAATGATGATGGGGGGCAGCAAGCTTGGAGATTATCCTGATGGTAGGTCTTTAATAATTTACATGCCTGTGTTATACTAgaggaatgagtggtagtttttgatgttcaataagtgattttaaatcctattttgaataaaaatattggaatttgaatAACAAGATGTACCAGCCTTatcaaattttacttaaaaaaaaaatatacaagctatttcaaaagtttttttatgacaataagggatcagacatgcaggacgttcacctgatggcaatgaaacacagtaatgtttaagcatcactgcttcacgacagaaataggcgccattgtggtagccataatctagccagcatcctgtgcaaaggaacctcccactggtataactAACTGGTATAAcaacaaataaacatattattattatttattcatataagtaCTCAAAAATGATTTATTGCATTATACTTGGACCTTGAGTTTTGTGTGGGTGACTGGTTGACTCAAGGGGTatcttattacaatattattatagcttAAATGTAGGAGTCaacgtaaataatataatgttatatggACATGAGCACTatcattattttcaaacatttttgaattgttACATTGAAAGAActttatagttattatataacttaagcATAAGGAAAATAACACAGCATCAAAGTTATAGATgagatgtaaaaaaaacaagaattgACTCAAAAACTAGGTAGCCAAGGAAGTTCAGAGTCAATAAATGATCATAATAAGATTAGACTCTGTGGTTAGTATCAGCAACTATGCCCTTCCAGCCAGACCATAAAAGTGAAGTTCAGCACTATTTTGCGGAAAAAATAGGTGGCAAACACTTCATGTGTTCTACTGCTCATATACATATgttcattacattttttttatatatatcacaTAGCGATGCTGTTACACACATTAATATACATCCACACTAGCTACatgtgtatataataaaaatatatatataaaatgcatgagtaatataatattatacagatGAAATATGTCAACATTTTAAATGCAGATTGAAGTAGGTACCTAAATTCGATCTACCACAAAGTTACctgcttaaattttttttatgtctgaTGTGGACTTACCTCTAGTATCCCTTAATTCTTTGCTCAATCTTTCATTGACCAACTTCAATGAGGATATTTGATCTAACAAATATGACAAAAGTCGACTACCAACTTGGCTTCCAGACGTTTCTGAGCCTGATTCAGTCTCAGATTCAACTTCATTTGATGGTCTGTGGTCTGCAACATCTGGTAAACCTCTCGGACAAGGATCACTATACCTTCTGCCACCATTACTATCATCTTTATCATTTAGATTAACTTCACTGTTACAATTAGTATCTGCTGTAATTATTGGAGGTAAGCTGGCATAGTCTTGACTATCAATAGGAATCTTTGGTTGCAAATATGACTGACATGACCCATCATCTTGTGGACTcagtgccacttcagttttgttCCTTCTACGACGTATGTGCGTTCTTTGTATACCATTATTTACATTCGGTATAATTGAATATTCCGGGTAGCGGTGCATCGGATATGTTGGCATTGAAGGTAAGGATGTAGGTTGATTTGAGCTGTACATATACCTGTACCGGTCATGACCTGGATGAAACTCAGAATACATCGGCCAGTTAAAATTTGGATGAATATCGTAGGCACTATCGAAAGATTGAGTAGGTTCTTGAATAAGGGACGTAGTTTTATCAAGCCATTTCGATAAGTATGACCTTTTGCTTGATTTTGTTTTCTTCCGCTTTCCCAAAGGACCGTTGCTTGGCGATGAATTTGGTATCGAAGCCATCGAAGCGCGATCGAAGCAATTGAGGACTCAGGAAACAATATCCCACTGAATTTTTAACTCATCTTTTGCTTGTTACATATATTTGGTAGCTTTCAATATTTTGTAGGTCACCAGGGCTTTTGACACTCACAACAACTAGTatctatttttcaaataaaaaatgttaaccAACCGCAAATCGagtaaatactaataaattatttgaagtttgaTCGCAATattaaagaggatgtaaatactaggtacaatattatattcactAATGTCAAAATGACAAAAATCTGACTAAAATATTTACGAAGATTacgtataaaaatttaataaaactgtcAGAGTCGTTGAACGGTGCTGCcaatttagaatattaataCCATAGAAGTAGTCTCCTTTTAGATAGCAATAGTTTTGGTATGAGTTGTCTAAGGTGTTAtcattatcaaaatattatgaccAAAATTACCCCTAACGGAAAAAAATCGTACgatacaatgtaaataaataatgaaacagaATGATGAAAAGCATGTactgataattatatatttataatatgaccATAATATAACAAAGATAAGCTATATAACGAAgtaatttcatataaatcacGATTACCTATGTGAATATTGTGTGAATAGTTACTACCGTCACAATGCTAGCAATGATCAGGAATTATATATtgtcttcttttttatttctattcacatgtatttattttcttaaatctatgttttatttatctaatacatattttatatttataaaagcaaaatatCATATAAGCTTAAACTAACTAAGAGTGCGCCGGAGTGCAGCGGAGCCATAGCTTGGGCTGGTGTCAGAGCTGCAGATActgtaaaaagttgtgagatccatgtaataccaagtcggtcaatttattgcGCTTAAGGGTCCTTTTCGATGTCAAACAtcgatgtaaaataattaaaacagagtttttTTTGATGATTGGGTAAcaactggcattcataggagcagacaaaggctatatgaactctaaagtgagagatcattatataatcatgGTGCATCTTTTCTcaagtatgttaaaaaatactctaaattatttaaaagtgtttgttctattaaagcctatgcatatcagacagataattcaaaatgcaccgaaaaaaataaagatgacttggaatgttactaactgggaatctggaagattgaaagaccgcaatattgaataattcaatctcagcaggaagttgctactgcttttgagaattttttttctgagattccagtttctatcacaaacactcttgtctcctccaccagtgttgctgagtcacttcttctggaaaatgttatagaatgtcaacaaagtttcaatt
This genomic interval from Leptidea sinapis chromosome 20, ilLepSina1.1, whole genome shotgun sequence contains the following:
- the LOC126970105 gene encoding uncharacterized protein LOC126970105 → MASIPNSSPSNGPLGKRKKTKSSKRSYLSKWLDKTTSLIQEPTQSFDSAYDIHPNFNWPMYSEFHPGHDRYRYMYSSNQPTSLPSMPTYPMHRYPEYSIIPNVNNGIQRTHIRRRRNKTEVALSPQDDGSCQSYLQPKIPIDSQDYASLPPIITADTNCNSEVNLNDKDDSNGGRRYSDPCPRGLPDVADHRPSNEVESETESGSETSGSQVGSRLLSYLLDQISSLKLVNERLSKELRDTRAELESIQQPFYPKSASSLGGSGVHNGQYSPGFLTELVREIRDATRTREEAMYTRLRAMMLEKTEGGITSAETKLTGTLEEIKNSLRSSETERRRMAERITKLEDELKSLRIATSASAETNEHRLTNGQGEEADSVRLRKEVVEMRRAKQSAEENAHMTETKTVRLEPTYSDRPTYCRQ